TCagtattatatatatgttttcagtttTCCCTTATTACTCGTAAAGTGtcagtatttattatttcttgctataCTTGGAATAACTCAGATTATCTGGCCCCCTTTCTTTGCTTGCCATCTAGTGGTAACAGTAATTACCAAAAGTTATACCAGCAGAAGAATTCATAGTGTGTCCCcttcccacctttttttttttgggaaacagactgtcttcaaactcagaaatcctttGTCTCAGCTTCCTGGTTCTAGTTTGTTatattttagacaaggtctccctgACACCTTAACTTGTTGATGGCTTGGCCTTCTGAGATTGACTCCAGTGCTTGATTTGACTCATTTATTTTGGTGATTATATAAAGTTATTTTCGTTAAAcggtcttatttatttatttatttatttatttatttatttatttatttttgagacagggtttccctgtgtagctttgcacctttcctggaactcatttggtagcccaggctggcctcgaactcacagagatctgcctggctctgcctcagagtactgggattaaaccaCCGGGCCACTACCGCCCGGtttaaactactttttaaaggcttgttttattttaatgactgatcCATCTGAGGGAAGCTTTATTTCTTGATCTCTTCCTCCTTGGACATAGTCAAAAATATCGACCGCTTCACGAATTTGGatgtcatccttgcgcaggggccatgctaatcttctctgtatccttcaattttagtatatgtgctgccgaagcgagcacGTTAAACTACTTTTTATTGGGAAGGATATGTATTCCAGATTAAATAGGGCTTTTGTTTTCTAGCTAAGTTTGCccctttaattaatttgttttcagaTAGGACCCtcctatgtagctttggctggtcctatacccttttggtttttcaagacagggtttctctgtgtatcagccctagatgtcctggaacagttctgtagaccaggctggccttgaactcacagagatccggaggtgatggttctgggattaaaggtgtgcaccatcacctccGTCTGGTCCTATACTTTCGTAGCTCAAAGTGGATTTTGAACTTAAGGCAGtcttcctgcatcagcctctATGCTATGTTTGTAGGCATGCATTCCCCAATCTGGATTTCCAGCTCCCCTAATTATCTCGTTTTTTATTAGCTTTGCAGGGGAAAAAAGGATAACCGTGAAAGAGGGGATGGGTCAACAAAACTTGTTAAATCTATAGTCTCCTTTTACCATTTTCTGCATAGAAATGGTGGAATCAATGAAGAAAGTAGCAGGGATGGACGTGGAGCTGACAGTTGAAGAACGAAACCTTTTATCTGTTGCATATAAAAATGTGATTGGAGCCAGAAGAGCATCCTGGAGAATAATCAGCAGCAttgaacagaaggaagaaaacaagggaGGAGAGGACAAACTAAAGATGATTCGGGAGTACCGGCAAATGGTGAGATGTTACCATTTGATTTGACTTGATACTGCCTTTCTTTATTTTGAATGTCGGTGAGCATTTTGCCTTGCCTATGTCTCTACCATGTATGTGCTTGGTGCCCTtgaaggcctgaagagggtgtcagctcctctggtactggagttagaggtggttgtgagctgcagtgtggGTAATTCaagtgctggcaattgaacctgggttctcttcaagagcagccagtgctcttaacagagTCTTtcattgtagccctggctggcctggaacccaagATGTTGACTAGTCTGGCTTCAGCctctagtgctagaattaaaggcatctgcttgatacagtgttttttaaaagatgatagtTTCTCAAATATAGGTGACACTGGGCTACAGTTTTGGTAccatttatttctgtatatctgtTAGAACTGATTAGTTTACatagagaaaaggtttatttttactcAGTTTCAGAGGATTCTGTCCTTGATTGAAATGGACCCCAAGTCTCTGATTTGGCATTCTGAACGGCAGTGCAGGGTCCATGTCTGATAGCAAAACTGCTTACAACTTGAGTCAAAAAGCATAGAAGACATTTATCCAAGTCAGGTAGTGTTCATTTGTCACTAATAGTAACATTTGTAGCAGAAGTAATAAGAGTGGGTGATATCTGAATGTCCTAAATTATTGCTGCTTATGTTTATATTTGCTATCTGGTAGAAaggaggcgtgtgtgtgtgtgtgtgtgtgtgtgtgtgtttgtgtgtgtgtgtgtgtgagagagagagagagagagagagagagagagagagagagagagatttttttgtttttgtttttgtttttgagtatcTGGCTGGCTAAGTCTTTCAGGCCGATAGCTTCAAGTGATTTGTGTTAGACATATGGTTATTTTAGGTCACCACCTAATGTATACTGCATAAGTACAAAAGTAAATGtagtttgtatttttaacttttcactTAACCTTGGTTAGAAATTACAGACTAGAGAGTATTTGAGAATAAAGCCAAGAACTGTTTGTTTGAAAGCTGCAGGGGGGAAGTATCCTGAGAGGGAGGGCTGTAGGGATTAGGCTTGGAGTgcacactctaccattgagctgtgtGTCCAACACGGGTATGAAGTTTCAAACCACACCCACACAAGTGAAGAGCAGATGGAACTGCTGCTCTTGCTGTGGCTGTTATAAAGCACTTCATGGACTACCAGTGAACACAGGACAACTTCAgtgtttgcatttatttgtacGTGTGCACGGGGAGTGCCATGGTGCACGTATAGAGAGGAGGGCAACTTCGTGAATTGCTGGTCCCAGagcttgaactcaggccatcagcctTGGTGGTAAACACCCCTGCCAACTGGACCATCTTGCAAACCCCATATAGGCCAATTGGATAAATACTTGTATGCCTCTGTGTACTAAATACTTGGGTATAAATACTGATGAAACACAGTTACTGTCTTTATGGAGActcattctggtttgtttgtttgtttgtgggttggtttgtttttgagacaggatttctttgtgtaatagccctggctgtcctggaagtcactttgtagactaggttggcctcgaattcactgagacccacctacctctgcctccctgagtgctgggattaaaggcgtgagccaccatgcctagctggttgttatttttttaaacagtagaAACTATTGGGGCTTCTAACACTCTGAAAAGAATTTATGAAGTTATTTCAGATAGTTTGTAAGCGTACTTATATACAAAAATGGGAGCCTTCTAGTTATGCTAAGCTGTTGCCCAGCATGCATAAGGCTCTGGGCTTAATCCTTAGCAACATTAAGAAGTAAGAAAATAAGTGACCATGGAAAGGTAGCTTATTAACCCAATTTGTAGATAATAAAACTGGAGATACAGTTGGCTTAAGGAACATGCCAGAGATCTTATGGAGGTAAGTTGGAATTATCATTGTCCTTAGATACCTTGGAACAAAGAATATGGACTGACAATTTGGTGTTACTTAGGcatgaagaaatggagaaaaattatGGTTAAGACTGCAGGATGTgatgaggagaaaagggaaaaactgGTCAATTGGGAGATGAAGCCAAAAGTCTGAAGTCTTGATGAATCTCTTAGTAGGATTAAggaactagaaagaaaaagaggccagggATCGACTGTCCACTGCAGGGCAGAGGTTAGGAGATTAGATCAGTGGTTTGTTTATACCAAGGTGATGGATCAGGTCACTTGAAAGAAGGTGGACTTAGTTATTTTGTGAATGAGGGAGAAGGACACGGAGGTACGCGGTGATGTTGAAACTGAGCAAGAGGTTTCAAGGAGAGCTTTGGAGAATGTAATAGCGATCGCTTTCAACTTAAAAGCCACAGAGAGGCACAGACAGTCTTAATGAACTAAGGGCAcgattatagaagaaaaatggGAGAATGCCGTAAAGTGTCTGAATTCTAGGAAATGGAGAGCAAGATGAACATGGTGAGAGGTTGGCCAATCGCCTCTCCTCACCTAATGGTGGGAGATCTGTAAGCTGGAAACTAGACTCCAGGCACAGGTGGCCTGACGCCCCAGGGCACAaggctcatttttattattacagtTGCTTTGATAACAGTTAGGAGTTTATGGTTTAGTAGAGAAGCCTGCTCCACAGGCCAGTGtgttataaaaagtttatataaaGCACAGTGTCACTTGTTTTTCGAAAAAGTCTGAGGTATGGGAACATCATTTACCCTAACTTCTGTAGAAATTGAGGAAGGTCATAAGCACTCCTGTGTTCTTCTCATATTTGTTGGCATTTCAGATCCCCTTCTTTAGAAATACCAACATCAGATATTCCCATGACTGTGTCACAAATTCATTATATCCTCACATAACCTATGTCAAACCCTAATGTGTTCAGAGATGCCATGTGCTAGAGTTCCATGTGGACATTTAATTTGGACTCCTGCTGTTGTAGCTGGTTCTGATCTCTACAATGAACTGAGTGATTCTTGGAACATATTAGTATGGAAGACAAACTGTCTGGGTTTGAGTTTTGACTTTGTCTTAAATGCTTTAGTTCATTCAGATCCTGTCACCCACCTCTTCTTACTTACTTGTGGTGCTGGGAGTTGGTCTGTTCTAGGCAGCACCCTAACATTCCCTGGttcacttttctgttgttttaaagttcttttaaGTTGATGGCCTTCGggcatatctttaaaataaataaagagtataTACACATTTCTGATTTATTAGAGCCCCTTACAGGTTGTAGCCTGAGTAGTCACATTAGCTGTCTCTTGACAGAATGGCCAAGGATTCAGAAGTAGTTCAGTCCACAAGCATTCCTAGTCTGGTGCTGGAGTCTCTGGGAGGTCTGAGAACTGCCAGGTTTCAGTCCCCAGTGGAATCCCATAGCGTAGGTACTAGCACTAGGGAAGGAATGACTCGGGATAGAtaaacttgccagtgagagtgaggacTGAGAAAGcaccagcttccttcttccttgtccttttatGGGGGCTGACGCCAGAAAGTGTGATCCAGTTTTAGGTGGATCTTCTGACCTCATGATACAGATTTAGGGTGAATCTCCCACTTCAGATTATCATACCAAGAACAATCCCTTCCAGGTGTTGTGCCCAGCAGTTTGGGATTTAGTAACTTTCAAGTAAAAAGTGTAGCTGTCACAGTTGGTACCTTATAATGGAAATTAATTCATATAAGTGCCTAGCACTTAGGAAGAACGTTGCATATTACCCACtggtcttttggtttttcaagacaagagtttctctgtgtagttttggtgcctgtcctggaactctgtagaccaggctggcctcgaactcacagagatctgcctggctctgcctcccaagtgctgggattaaaggcgtgcgccaccactgcttgctTGGCTCGTGGTTTATAGAGGAAGAGACTGTTTACTTACTCTGAATAGTTTTCGGTCATCTTAAGGTTTGGGGAAAGAGTTTGAAGACAGATAAGAAGTTCTGTTTAAGACTAGGCTCTTCAGATCAAGCTTAGGTGGAGTGTGGAGTATAACAAGACTTTTGAATGGCCAAACTTAATCTGATGTTTTCCTTCCCTAGGTTGAAACTGAGCTCAAGTTAATCTGTTGTGACATTCTGGATGTACTGGACAAACACCTCATTCCAGCAGCTAACACTGGCGAGTCCAAGGTTTTCTATTATAAAATGTAGGTTCTATACTAGAAGGGAAAATGTGAGATTTAAAGTTAGCCTTAGAACCATAACTCTTTAAATGTAGATTTTCCACTTTGACTTAAAATAGTTGAATATTGGAAGGGTTAGTTACCAAAAGTTagaagttttgcttttaattagCAAATACAGTACTAATGAATTAATATTGTTGGATTTGTGACTGTCAGACTACTGTACAAAATACCTAGCTTTTGGTCGTTGTTACCATTCCCACCTCATCCCCACTGTTTATatccttgactggcctggaactcactatggcaGACAGCGTTATCCTAGTATTCAgatctctgtgtcctggaattaaggtgtgtgccaccatttccagCTTATCCTGAGAACAAGGTCTGtccgtgtagccctggttgccctCAGCTTTGGAGTAGTGCTCTatctgcttcctaaatgctggggttgTATGTCACCACACCCTGCCTAGGTCTTTTGCTTTTGAGGCTTCCTTCCTCTTAGCTAAAGCTGCGAAGTTCACAGTATAATCTTAGCTCTCTGGAGAAATTGCAAGGCTGGGTGTAGCTCAGGAATAGTTGGGGTTCATCGTGCTCAGAGCTCCAGGTGTCTTGGCACTGCAGTGACAGCAGCGAATGTGTATTGTGACAATGAATGTGTGCCACTCTTCAGAGACTTTTATACTACTCGGGTGATTTTTGCTTCAATTCTATTCTGTGGGAATTTCCCAATAATTTTGAAGAGGAAATCCTTAAGGAAAGAAGAGATGAGCCAAGCTGCTGGACTCTgaagtcatttttaaagtttctaaaaaGTATACATCTTAATTGTTAACTGTATTTTGTCATGTACTGGGTGGTAGAGAAAATCGTCAGGCTCCaagaagtatttttaattgtGGTTTTCTTTGCTGTTGTGTCGTAGGAAAGGGGACTACCACAGGTATCTGGCCGAGTTTGCCACAGGAAATGACAGGAAGGAGGCCGCAGAAAACAGCCTCGTGGCTTACAAAGCTGCTAGTGACATCGCCATGACAGAACTCCCTCCAACGCACCCCATTCGTTTAGGTCTCGCTCTCAACTTCTCCGTAttctactatgaaattcttaATTCCCCTGACCGTGCCTGCAGGTAAGTTGTGGAGGAGTGATATGGGGTGCAAAGGTTCCAGAGGGTTCCCTTCTGTTGACTTCATTTGTATGCACTAGGGTTCCTTCAGCTTTTGAGTTGCTTATGACAGGGTCTTGATGTCTTGCCTAGCCACCTTTGAATATTGAGTTGTTCTCATGTCTCATTCTTCAGTTAGGAATTGTAGACATTGACCACCTCACTTCCCTGGGAATGCTCATAATACACTTGatgaactttttttgttgttttttgagacagagtttctctatgtagccttggctatcctggaactcaaaagAAATTCatctgcgtctgcctcccaagtgctaggat
Above is a window of Onychomys torridus chromosome 8, mOncTor1.1, whole genome shotgun sequence DNA encoding:
- the Ywhae gene encoding 14-3-3 protein epsilon, producing the protein MDDREDLVYQAKLAEQAERYDEMVESMKKVAGMDVELTVEERNLLSVAYKNVIGARRASWRIISSIEQKEENKGGEDKLKMIREYRQMVETELKLICCDILDVLDKHLIPAANTGESKVFYYKMKGDYHRYLAEFATGNDRKEAAENSLVAYKAASDIAMTELPPTHPIRLGLALNFSVFYYEILNSPDRACRLAKAAFDDAIAELDTLSEESYKDSTLIMQLLRDNLTLWTSDMQGDGEEQNKEALQDVEDENQ